The following proteins come from a genomic window of Pyxidicoccus sp. MSG2:
- the mtnC gene encoding acireductone synthase, with protein MSGIRAIVTDIEGTTSSISFVKDVLFPFAKRNLEAFVTAHAHEPRVRECLDGARSLAGTPGLSDADTVALLRQWIDEDKKATPLKSLQGLIWGQAYTSGEVQGHVYPDAVDGLRAWHGRGFRLYVYSSGSIAAQKLIFGHTASGDLTPLFSGYFDTTTGPKVESPSYAKIAQVIGLPPAEVLFLSDSVAELDAARSAGMHTACLDRGEAIIPAGHGHPTFHGFATLDPSAL; from the coding sequence ATGAGCGGCATTCGCGCCATCGTCACCGACATCGAGGGCACCACCAGCTCCATCTCCTTCGTGAAGGACGTGCTGTTCCCCTTCGCGAAGCGCAACCTGGAGGCCTTCGTCACCGCCCACGCCCACGAGCCCCGGGTGCGCGAGTGCCTGGACGGCGCTCGCTCGCTCGCGGGCACCCCCGGCCTGTCCGACGCGGACACCGTGGCCCTGCTGCGCCAGTGGATTGACGAGGACAAGAAGGCCACGCCCCTCAAGTCGCTCCAGGGCCTCATCTGGGGGCAGGCGTACACGAGCGGCGAGGTCCAGGGCCACGTGTACCCCGACGCGGTGGACGGCCTGCGCGCCTGGCACGGGCGGGGCTTTCGCCTGTACGTCTACTCGTCGGGCTCCATCGCGGCGCAGAAGCTCATCTTCGGCCACACGGCCTCGGGTGATTTGACGCCGCTGTTCTCCGGCTACTTCGACACCACCACCGGCCCCAAGGTGGAGAGCCCTTCCTACGCGAAGATTGCGCAGGTCATCGGCCTGCCTCCGGCGGAGGTGCTCTTCCTGTCGGACAGCGTCGCGGAGCTGGATGCCGCCCGCTCGGCCGGTATGCACACGGCCTGTCTGGACAGGGGGGAAGCCATCATCCCCGCCGGGCATGGCCACCCCACGTTTCACGGTTTCGCCACGCTGGACCCGTCCGCCCTCTAA
- a CDS encoding S-methyl-5'-thioadenosine phosphorylase, with amino-acid sequence MSTPTTPVIGILGGSGLYQIDGLKDVTWKKVSSPFGEPSDELCFGTLDGVRVVFLPRHGRGHRVSPSEINYRANIDALKRSGVTDLLSLSAVGSLREDLPPGTFVVTDQFIDRTFAREKSFFTTGMVAHVSMAKPVCGRLGDALVAACEGLGVNVKRGGTYLVMEGPQFSSLAESRMYRGWGCDVIGMTNMPEAKLAREAEICYATVAMVTDFDCWHPDHDAVTVDQVIAHLLGNAGKARGLVKNVVPLLGTHTGPCNKGCQTALDHALITSPEARDPALLEKLSAVAGRVLRK; translated from the coding sequence ATGTCCACCCCCACCACGCCCGTCATCGGCATCCTCGGCGGCAGCGGCCTGTACCAGATTGACGGTCTGAAGGACGTCACCTGGAAGAAGGTGTCGTCGCCCTTCGGCGAGCCCTCGGACGAGCTGTGCTTCGGCACGCTCGACGGGGTCCGCGTCGTCTTCCTCCCGCGCCACGGCCGGGGCCACCGCGTGTCGCCCAGCGAAATCAACTACCGGGCGAACATCGACGCGCTCAAGCGCAGCGGCGTCACCGATTTGCTCTCGCTGTCCGCCGTGGGCAGCCTGCGCGAGGACCTGCCCCCCGGCACCTTCGTGGTGACGGACCAGTTCATCGACCGCACCTTTGCGCGCGAGAAGTCCTTCTTCACCACCGGCATGGTGGCCCACGTGTCCATGGCGAAGCCGGTGTGCGGGCGCCTGGGTGACGCGCTGGTGGCCGCGTGCGAGGGCCTGGGCGTCAACGTGAAGCGCGGCGGCACGTACCTCGTCATGGAGGGGCCGCAGTTCTCCTCGCTCGCGGAGAGCCGCATGTACCGCGGCTGGGGCTGCGACGTCATCGGCATGACCAACATGCCGGAGGCCAAGCTCGCCCGTGAGGCGGAGATCTGCTACGCGACGGTGGCCATGGTCACCGACTTCGACTGCTGGCACCCGGACCATGACGCCGTCACCGTGGACCAGGTCATCGCGCATCTCTTGGGCAACGCCGGCAAGGCGCGCGGGCTGGTGAAGAACGTGGTGCCGCTGCTCGGCACGCACACGGGCCCGTGCAACAAGGGCTGCCAGACCGCGCTGGACCACGCGCTCATCACCTCGCCGGAAGCGAGAGACCCGGCGCTGCTGGAGAAGCTGTCCGCCGTGGCCGGCCGGGTGCTGCGCAAGTGA
- the mtnA gene encoding S-methyl-5-thioribose-1-phosphate isomerase, giving the protein MKVHGKPMRSIWVEPDGTAAGVIDQTRLPHAFVTVRLSTLDEAAHAIRSMLVRGAPLIGATAAYGVWLALRADASDGALEKALTVLRGTRPTAVNLHWALDEMRRALAPLPPGQRVAAALRRAGEICDEDVAINRSIGEHALKLFEAAWEKKGRKGRLNVLTHCNAGWLATVDWGTALAPMYLAHDAGLPIHVWVDETRPRNQGAVLTAWELGQHGVPHTVIADNVGGHLMQHGEVDLCIVGTDRTTSHGDVANKIGTYLKALAAKDNGVPFYVALPSPTIDWTLKDGVKEIPIEQREGTELSDVTGRLRSGEIATVRITPDGSPAANYAFDVTPARLVTALVTERGVCPATEEGLLSLFPERRGKAA; this is encoded by the coding sequence GTGAAGGTCCACGGCAAGCCGATGCGCTCCATCTGGGTCGAGCCCGACGGCACCGCCGCCGGCGTCATCGACCAGACGCGCCTGCCGCACGCCTTCGTCACGGTGCGGCTGTCCACGCTCGACGAGGCGGCGCACGCCATCCGCAGCATGCTGGTGCGGGGTGCTCCGCTCATCGGCGCCACCGCGGCCTATGGCGTGTGGCTGGCCCTGCGCGCGGACGCGTCCGACGGGGCGCTGGAGAAGGCCCTCACGGTGCTGCGCGGCACGCGGCCCACCGCCGTCAACCTGCACTGGGCGCTGGATGAGATGCGCCGCGCCCTGGCCCCGCTGCCTCCGGGCCAGCGCGTGGCCGCCGCCCTGCGCCGCGCTGGCGAAATCTGCGACGAGGACGTGGCCATCAACCGCTCCATCGGCGAGCACGCGCTGAAGCTCTTCGAGGCGGCGTGGGAGAAGAAGGGCCGCAAGGGGCGGCTCAACGTCCTCACCCACTGCAACGCGGGCTGGCTGGCCACGGTGGACTGGGGCACGGCGCTGGCGCCCATGTACCTGGCGCACGACGCGGGCCTGCCCATCCACGTCTGGGTGGACGAGACGCGCCCGCGCAACCAGGGCGCGGTGCTGACAGCGTGGGAGCTGGGACAGCACGGCGTCCCGCACACCGTCATCGCCGACAACGTGGGCGGCCACCTCATGCAGCACGGCGAGGTGGACCTGTGCATCGTCGGCACGGACCGCACCACCTCGCACGGTGACGTGGCGAACAAGATTGGCACGTACCTCAAGGCGCTGGCCGCGAAGGACAACGGCGTGCCCTTCTACGTGGCACTGCCGTCGCCCACCATCGACTGGACGCTGAAGGACGGGGTGAAGGAAATCCCGATTGAGCAGCGCGAGGGCACGGAGCTCAGCGACGTCACCGGGCGCCTGCGCTCGGGGGAAATCGCCACGGTGCGGATTACGCCCGATGGAAGTCCCGCGGCCAACTACGCCTTCGACGTGACGCCCGCGCGGCTGGTGACGGCGCTCGTCACGGAGCGCGGCGTGTGTCCGGCCACCGAGGAGGGCCTCTTGTCCCTCTTCCCGGAGCGGCGGGGGAAGGCGGCGTGA
- a CDS encoding class II aldolase/adducin family protein, whose amino-acid sequence MIATARRMNTAGLNQGTSGNLSVRVEGGFLLTPTGMEYDALVPEDLVLMRFDGSHEGRRRPSSEWQLHRDILAARPEAGAILHAHSMFSTTLACLRRGIPAFHYMISAAGGSDVRCAPYATFGTPELAKSALDALEGRKACLLANHGMLALGKDLAGAFKLAVEVETLAAMYWRALQVGEPVLLDGAEMERVIDKFKTYGQQPGPGGGEPR is encoded by the coding sequence ATGATTGCCACCGCCCGGAGGATGAACACGGCGGGGCTCAACCAGGGGACCTCCGGCAACCTGAGCGTCCGGGTGGAGGGCGGCTTCCTGCTGACCCCCACCGGCATGGAGTACGACGCGCTGGTGCCGGAGGACCTGGTCCTCATGCGCTTCGACGGGAGCCACGAGGGGCGGCGCCGGCCGTCCTCGGAGTGGCAGCTCCACCGGGACATCCTGGCCGCGCGGCCGGAGGCGGGGGCGATTCTGCACGCGCACTCCATGTTCAGCACCACGCTGGCGTGCCTGCGCCGGGGCATCCCCGCCTTCCACTACATGATTTCGGCGGCGGGGGGCTCGGACGTGCGCTGCGCGCCCTACGCCACCTTCGGCACTCCGGAGTTGGCGAAGAGCGCGCTGGATGCGCTGGAGGGGCGCAAGGCGTGCCTGCTGGCCAACCACGGCATGCTCGCGCTGGGGAAGGACCTGGCGGGCGCCTTCAAGCTGGCAGTGGAGGTGGAGACGCTCGCGGCCATGTACTGGCGCGCGCTCCAGGTGGGCGAGCCCGTGCTCCTCGATGGCGCGGAGATGGAGCGCGTCATCGACAAGTTCAAGACGTACGGGCAGCAGCCCGGCCCCGGCGGCGGCGAGCCGCGATAG
- a CDS encoding metallophosphoesterase, with protein MVRLLLFLGVNVAAWAVLRSLWPGLLRRWRLGLFVAGTLLSLTILAFPMLAGHQAELPVGNALFRVLAAGWTLTAIMVVLFGTPVALVRAWAERRSARRAASPSAPAQGVNLSRRSLLTNVGRAVPVLAATTSSAGLASGVSGFTVRPVEVRLPGLPKALDGFRIGQITDVHVGTFIDTEYLHAAVQAMNDAQVDLQVMTGDLIDDLDQLDGTMAALSACKARHGMLAVLGNHEHWRGLGPIRRAYADLEARGGPVRLLVDASHRFEHEGQRVRVVGVDYPMSGRSHRVKAERMQQSAEQSFRDASPEEVLLCLSHHPDFFPHAAERGARLTLAGHTHGGQVAFLGVPAFWFAFKYMLGRYRQGDHQLYVSGGTGHWMPFRLGVPTEVTILTLRAA; from the coding sequence ATGGTCAGGCTGCTGCTTTTCCTCGGGGTCAACGTGGCCGCCTGGGCCGTCCTGCGCTCGCTCTGGCCCGGACTGCTGCGGAGGTGGCGGCTGGGCCTCTTCGTCGCGGGGACGCTCCTGTCACTCACCATCCTGGCCTTCCCGATGCTGGCGGGACACCAGGCAGAGCTGCCCGTGGGAAATGCCCTCTTCCGCGTCCTCGCGGCGGGGTGGACGCTCACCGCCATCATGGTGGTCCTGTTCGGCACACCCGTCGCACTGGTGCGTGCGTGGGCGGAGCGCCGGAGCGCCAGACGCGCCGCCTCTCCGAGCGCCCCCGCGCAGGGGGTGAACCTGAGCCGCCGCAGCCTGCTGACGAACGTGGGCCGCGCGGTGCCGGTGCTGGCGGCGACGACGAGCTCGGCGGGGCTCGCCAGCGGCGTGTCCGGCTTCACGGTGCGCCCGGTGGAGGTGCGGCTGCCCGGCCTGCCCAAGGCGCTGGACGGCTTCCGCATCGGACAGATTACCGACGTCCATGTGGGCACCTTCATCGACACCGAGTACCTGCACGCCGCGGTGCAGGCGATGAACGACGCGCAGGTGGACCTCCAGGTGATGACGGGCGACCTCATCGACGACCTGGACCAGCTCGACGGCACCATGGCCGCGCTGTCCGCGTGCAAGGCCCGCCACGGCATGCTGGCCGTGCTCGGCAACCACGAGCACTGGCGCGGGCTGGGCCCCATCCGCCGCGCCTATGCGGACCTGGAGGCACGTGGCGGCCCGGTGCGCCTGCTGGTGGACGCGTCCCACCGCTTCGAACACGAGGGCCAGCGCGTGCGCGTGGTGGGCGTGGACTACCCCATGTCCGGCCGCAGCCACCGCGTGAAGGCCGAGCGGATGCAGCAGTCCGCGGAGCAGTCCTTCCGCGACGCCTCGCCGGAGGAGGTGCTGCTGTGCCTCTCGCACCACCCGGACTTCTTCCCGCACGCGGCGGAGCGTGGCGCACGGCTCACGCTGGCCGGGCACACGCACGGAGGACAGGTGGCCTTCCTCGGCGTGCCGGCCTTCTGGTTCGCCTTCAAGTACATGCTCGGCCGCTACCGGCAGGGCGACCACCAGCTCTACGTGTCCGGCGGCACGGGACACTGGATGCCCTTCCGCCTGGGCGTGCCCACCGAGGTGACGATTCTCACCCTGCGAGCGGCCTGA
- a CDS encoding FHA domain-containing protein, protein MPSVKQLRPFALATLEAFLEASGPVVLVQQPPEPVFQQVAMRLGEARTVGMAHRSRLVDRLFVMLRGFDALEVHFLRPDADGQSFTVGRVEGCTLVVPDPSVSKHHATLRWHTEAHDCSVRDAGSMNGTWVNAQALGPEQERMLNDGDALSFGDAQFLYLRTETLHAHLRMASPGRG, encoded by the coding sequence ATGCCGTCCGTGAAGCAACTTCGCCCGTTCGCCCTGGCAACGCTGGAGGCCTTTCTCGAGGCCTCCGGCCCGGTGGTCCTCGTCCAGCAGCCCCCCGAGCCCGTCTTCCAGCAGGTGGCGATGCGCCTGGGCGAGGCCCGCACCGTGGGCATGGCCCACCGCAGCCGGTTGGTGGACCGGCTCTTCGTCATGCTGCGCGGCTTCGACGCCCTGGAGGTGCACTTCCTCCGGCCCGACGCCGACGGCCAGTCCTTCACCGTGGGCCGCGTCGAGGGCTGCACGCTCGTGGTGCCGGACCCGTCCGTGTCCAAGCACCACGCGACGCTGCGCTGGCACACGGAGGCCCATGACTGCTCCGTCCGCGACGCGGGCTCCATGAATGGCACCTGGGTCAACGCCCAGGCCCTGGGGCCGGAGCAGGAGCGCATGCTCAACGACGGCGACGCGCTGTCCTTCGGCGACGCGCAGTTCCTCTACCTCCGCACGGAGACACTGCACGCACACCTGCGCATGGCCTCGCCCGGTCGCGGGTGA